A region from the Lytechinus variegatus isolate NC3 chromosome 6, Lvar_3.0, whole genome shotgun sequence genome encodes:
- the LOC121417781 gene encoding uncharacterized protein LOC121417781, which translates to MSIFIPPGAVLHDNKGEITLTVLRELPGIDLHVDESVACYGIRCDPQNLILLKPVKIKIPHSSVVINPDQVKPDIVSRVWDLVKDLPVTSRRRTSNSSDEPPYCKVFKRHLELYITHCADWWVLIPLEQHVIRQKLLCSPYIPDSIERGQDVDIHLHVHANLPGMEEVRDNMLHRIDGFEVCEGAWAFTSKGERVCDI; encoded by the exons ATGTCCATCTTTATCCCTCCTGGCGCTGTTCTCCATGATAACAAGGGTGAGATCACCCTTACAGTCTTACGAGAGCTACCCGGTATCGACCTCCACGTAGATGAATCAGTGGCTTGTTACGGGATCAGATGTGATCCTCAAAATCTCATTCTCCTCAAACCTGTTAAGATCAAGATACCACACTCTTCAGTGGTCATTAATCCAGATCAAGTGAAACCAGACATCGTTTCTCGTGTATGGGACCTTGTTAAGG ACCTACCAGTAACTTCGCGAAGAAGAACATCCAACTCATCGGACGAGCCACCATACTGCAAAGTTTTCAAGAGACACCTCGAGCTCTACATCACACACTGTGCTGACTGGTGGGTACTTATTCCTCTAGAACAACATGTGATTCGACAGAAACTACTATGCTCTCCTTACATCCCAGACAGCATAGAGAGAGGACAAGATGTTGACATTCATCTTCATGTTCATGCCAACCTACCAGGGATGGAAGAGGTGAGGGACAACATGTTGCATAGGATAGATGGTTTTGAAGTGTGTGAGGGCGCATGGGCATTTACAAGTAAGGGTGAGCGAGTGTGTGATATATAG
- the LOC121417780 gene encoding serine/threonine-protein phosphatase 6 regulatory ankyrin repeat subunit B-like, with the protein MGDNKGATPLIVAAQEGHLKTCEYLISQGAEVNKGKNDGGTALLSAAQKGHLDATRYLINQGAEVNRVDSNGYSALCVSAFEGHIEVIKYLISQGAEVNRKDDIGSTPLHVAAQEGHLDTCEYLISQGAEVNKGRNDGWTALHSAAKNGHLDVTRYLINQGAEVNRVDSKGYSALRESAFNGHVEVIKYLISQGAEEVNKGKNDGWTALHSAAQNGHLDVTRYLINQGAEVNRVDSKGYSALRESAFNGHVEVIKYLISQGAEVNMGDYKGATPLIVAAQEGHLKTCEYLISQGAEVNKGRNDGGTALLSAAQKGHLDATRYLINQGAEVNRVDSNGYSALCVSAFEGHIEVIKYLISQGAEVNRKDDIGSTPLHVAAQEGHLDTCEYLISQGAEGAEVNMGDYKGATPLIVAAQEGHLKTCEYLISQGAEVNKGKNDGGTALHSAAQKGHLDVTRYLINQGAEVNRVDSNGYSALCVSAFEGHIEVIKYLISQGAEVNRKDDIGSTPLHVAAQEGHLDTCEYLISQGAEVNKGWNDGGTALHSAAKNGHLDVTRHLISKGAEVNRDDSNGYSALGESAFNGHVEVIKFLISQGAEVNKGRNDGWTALHSAAKNGHLDVTRYLINQGAEVNRVDSNGYSALRESAFNGHVEVIKYLISQGAERNDGGTALHSAAQKGHLDVTKYLINQGAEVNRVDNNGYSALRVSAFEGHIEVIKYLISQGAEVNRKDDIGSTPLHVAAQEGHLDTCEYLISQGAEVNKGRNDGWTALHSAAKNGHLDVTRYLINQGAEVNRVDSTGYSALRESAFNGHVEVIKYLISQGAEVNMGDYKGATPLIVAAQEGAEVNRVDSNGYSALCVSAFEGHIEVIKYLISQGAEVNRKDDIGSTPLHVAAQEGHLDTCEFLISQGAEVNKGRNDGGTALHSAARKGHLDVTRYLISQGAEVNRVDSNGFSALHGSACSGHVEVMKYLISQGAEVNKGGDYGLNPLHFAAQKGHLGTCDYLLSQGAEVKNGDDDGWNLFNAASDGHTSIVKYLISQGAEVNEEDSKDCTPLHYAAKAAHFVTCNYLLSQGAEVKNGDIYGWCLFSASSCGHTFIAKYLISQCAEVNKGDSDGCTPLQVAAQEGHLHTCQYLICQGAEVNRVDDNGYGSIHGSANNGHVEVTKYLISQGAEVNMGDIEGLTPLHVAAQEGHLDTCEYLIRAEVNKGDGDGLNPLHYAAQESHLGTCDYLLSQGAEVKNGNDGGWNIINAASVGHTFIVKYLISQGADVNEEDSEGCTPLHYAAKGAHLGTCDYLLSQGAEVKKGNSDGWTLFSASANGNTFIAKYLISQGAEVNKGDSAGRTPLQVAAQEGHLDMCNYLISEGSEVGEGDGDGWTLCNAALNGHQFITKCLIRQGAKVNDRYSIGRTALHIAAQNDRLEVTKCLIRHEADVNTTDNQGWTPLHVAAKGGHFDICEYLIGQGAEVNNTDNKGYTALHFAVESSNLDITKHLLRQGAKVNKENNQGDTPLHIAVKQGYFELVQVLLSGGACCFSDNKDDQTPLHHALTLGFKDITDILLADWNSKISSEYYNGALPPEKGLVFYLLDNGASLDIKDDAGNLPIDYAKDHVINQMILLRS; encoded by the exons ATGGGGGATAATAAGGGTGCGACTCCTTTAATTGTTGCTGCTCAAGAAGGTCATCTGAAAACATgtgaatatctgatcagtcaaggagctgaggtgaataaaggaaagaatgatGGTGGGACTGCATTGCTCAGTGCTGCTCAGAAGGGTCACCTTGATGCAACCAGATATCTGATAAatcaaggagctgaggtgaatagGGTTGATAGTAATGGTTACAGTGCATTGTGTGTATCTGCTTTCGAGGGTCATATTGAGGTTATTAAATATCTGATTAGTCAAGGAGCTGAAGTCAATAGGAAAGATGATATTGGCTCGACTCCTTTACACGTTGCTGCTCAAGAAGGTCATCTGGACACATgtgaatatctgatcagtcaaggagctgaggtgaataaaggaaGGAATGATGGATGGACTGCATTGCACAGTGCTGCTAAGAACGGTCATCTTGATGTAACCAGATATTTGATAAATCAAGGAGCCGAGGTGAATAGGGTTGATAGTAAAGGTTACAGTGCATTGCGTGAATCTGCTTTCAATGGTCATGTTGAGgtcatcaaatatttgattagtcAGGGAGCTGAG gaggtgaataaaggaaagaatgatggttggactgcattgCACAGTGCTGCTCAGAACGGTCATCTTGATGTAACCAGATATTTGATAAATCAAGGAGCCGAGGTGAATAGGGTTGATAGTAAAGGTTACAGTGCATTGCGTGAATCTGCTTTCAATGGTCATGTTGAGgtcatcaaatatttgattagtcAGGGAGCTGAGGTGAATATGGGGGATTATAAGGGTGCGACTCCTTTAATTGTTGCTGCTCAAGAAGGACATCTGAAAACATgtgaatatctgatcagtcaaggagctgaggtgaataaaggaaGGAATGATGGTGGGACTGCATTGCTCAGTGCTGCTCAGAAGGGTCACCTTGATGCAACCAGATATCTGATAAatcaaggagctgaggtgaatagGGTTGATAGTAATGGTTACAGTGCATTGTGTGTATCTGCTTTCGAGGGTCATATTGAGGTTATTAAATATCTGATTAGTCAAGGAGCTGAAGTCAATAGGAAAGATGATATTGGCTCGACTCCTTTACACGTTGCTGCTCAAGAAGGTCATCTGGACACATgtgaatatctgatcagtcaaggagctgag GGAGCTGAGGTGAATATGGGGGATTATAAGGGTGCGACTCCTTTAATTGTTGCTGCTCAAGAAGGACATCTGAAAACATgtgaatatctgatcagtcaaggagctgaggtgaataaaggaaagaatgatGGTGGGACTGCATTGCACAGTGCTGCTCAGAAGGGTCACCTTGATGTAACCAGATATTTGATAAatcaaggagctgaggtgaatagGGTTGATAGTAATGGTTACAGTGCATTGTGTGTATCTGCTTTCGAGGGTCATATTGAGGTTATTAAATATCTGATTAGTCAAGGAGCTGAAGTCAATAGGAAAGATGATATTGGCTCGACTCCTTTACACGTTGCTGCTCAAGAAGGTCATCTGGACACATgtgaatatctgatcagtcaaggagctgaggtgaataaaggatGGAATGATGGTGGGACTGCATTGCACAGTGCTGCtaagaatggtcatcttgatgtaacCAGACATTTGATTAGTaaaggagctgaggtgaatagGGATGATAGTAATGGTTACAGTGCATTGGGGGAATCTGCTTTCAATGGTCATGTTGAGGTCATCAAATTtctgatcagtcaaggagcgGAGGTCAATAAAGGAAGGAATGATGGATGGACTGCATTGCACAGTGCTGCTAAGAACGGTCATCTTGATGTAACCAGATATTTGATAAATCAAGGAGCCGAGGTGAATAGGGTTGATAGTAATGGTTACAGTGCATTGCGTGAATCTGCTTTCAATGGTCATGTTGAGgtcatcaaatatttgattagtcAGGGAGCTGAG aggaatgatggtgggactgcattacacagtgCTGCTCAGAAGGGTCACCTTGATGTAACCAAATATCTGATAAatcaaggagctgaggtgaatagGGTTGATAATAATGGTTACAGTGCATTGCGTGTATCTGCTTTCGAGGGTCATATTGAGGTTATTAAATATCTGATTAGTCAAGGAGCTGAAGTCAATAGGAAAGATGATATTGGCTCGACTCCTTTACACGTTGCTGCTCAAGAAGGTCATCTGGACACATgtgaatatctgatcagtcaaggagctgaggtgaataaaggaaGGAATGATGGATGGACTGCATTGCACAGTGCTGCtaagaatggtcatcttgatgtaaccagatatttgataaatcaaggagctgaggtgaatagGGTTGATAGTACAGGTTACAGTGCATTGCGTGAATCTGCTTTCAATGGTCATGTTGAGgtcatcaaatatttgattagtcAGGGAGCTGAGGTGAATATGGGGGATTATAAGGGTGCGACTCCTTTAATTGTTGCTGCTCAAGAAG gagctgaggtgaatagGGTTGATAGTAATGGTTACAGTGCATTGTGTGTATCTGCTTTCGAGGGTCATATTGAGGTTATTAAATATCTGATTAGTCAAGGAGCTGAAGTCAATAGGAAAGATGATATTGGCTCGACTCCTTTACACGTTGCTGCTCAAGAAGGTCATCTGGACACATGTGAATTtctgatcagtcaaggagcgGAGGTCAATAAAGGAAGGAATGATGGTGGGACTGCATTGCACAGTGCTGCTCGGAAGGGTCACCTTGATGTAACCAGATATTTGATAAGTCAAGGAGCCGAGGTGAATAGGGTTGATAGTAATGGTTTCAGTGCATTGCATGGTTCTGCTTGCAGTGGTCATGTTGAGgtcatgaaatatttgattagtcagggagctgaggtgaataaaggagGGGATTATGGTTTGAACCCTTTGCACTTTGCTGCTCAGAAGGGTCATCTTGGTACATGTGATTATCTgctcagtcaaggagctgaggtgaaaaatggagatgatgatggctgGAATCTGTTTAATGCTGCTTCCGACGGTCATACATCCATTGTCAAATATCTCATCAGTCAAGGTGCAGAGGTCAATGAGGAAGATTCGAAGGACTGTACCCCGTTACATTACGCTGCTAAAGCAGCTCATTTTGTCACCTGCAATTATCTGCTCAGCCAAGGAGCTGAGGTAAAAAACGGAGATATTTACGGATGGTGTCTGTTTAGTGCTTCTTCCTGCGGTCATACATTCATCGctaaatatctgatcagtcaatGTGCTGAGGTTAATAAGGGAGATAGTGACGGCTGCACTCCATTACAGGTTGCTGCTCAAGAAGGTCATCTTCATACATGTCAATATCTGATTtgtcaaggagctgaggtgaatagGGTTGATGATAATGGTTACGGTTCAATACATGGTTCTGCTAATAATGGTCATGTTGAGGtcaccaaatatctgatcagtcaaggagctgaggtcAATATGGGAGATATTGAGGGCTTGACTCCTTTACACGTTGCTGCTCAAGAAGGTCATCTGGATACATgtgaatatctgatca gagctgaggtgaataaaggagaTGGTGATGGTTTGAATCCTTTGCACTATGCTGCTCAGGAGAGTCATCTTGGTACATGTGATTATCTgctcagtcaaggagctgaggtgaaaAACGGAAATGATGGTGGCTGGAATATAATAAATGCTGCTTCCGTCGGTCATACGTTCATTGTCAAATATCTTATCAGTCAAGGAGCAGACGTCAATGAGGAAGATTCAGAGGGCTGTACTCCGTTACACTATGCTGCTAAAGGAGCTCATCTTGGCACCTGCGATTATCTGCTCAGCCAAGGAGCTGaggtaaaaaaaggaaatagtgaCGGCTGGACTCTGTTTAGTGCTTCTGCCAACGGTAATACATTCATTgccaaatatctgatcagtcaaggtGCTGAGGTTAATAAGGGAGATAGTGCCGGCCGCACTCCACTACAAGTTGCTGCtcaagaaggtcatcttgacaTGTGCAATTATCTGATCAGTGAAGGATCTGAGGTTGGCGAGGGAGATGGCGATGGTTGGACCCTCTGTAATGCTGCTCTAAACGGTCACCAATTCATCACCAAATGTTTGATCAGACAAGGTGCTAAGGTGAATGATAGATATAGTATTGGTCGAACTGCTTTACACATTGCTGCTCAGAATGACCGTCTTGAAGTCACCAAGTGTCTCATAAGGCATGAGGCAGATGTCAATACGACCGATAATCAGGGATGGACCCCCTTACACGTTGCTGCTAAAGGCGGCCATTTTGATATATGCGAGTATTTGATTGGTCAAGGAGCTGAGgttaataatactgataataaagGTTACACTGCATTACACTTTGCTGTTGAAAGTAGCAATCTCGATATCACCAAGCATTTGCTTCGTCAAGGAGCTAAggttaacaaagaaaataaccaGGGTGATACACCACTACACATTGCCGTCAAACAAGGTTACTTCGAGCTTGTTCAAGTTCTACTTTCAGGAGGAGCATGCTGCTTTTCTGATAACAAGGACGACCAGACGCCATTACATCACGCATTGACTCTTGGGTTCAAAGATATCACCGATATACTCCTTGCTGATTGGAATTCAAag ATATCCAGTGAATACTACAATGGGGCGTTACCTCCTGAGAAGGGACTGGTGTTCTATCTTCTTGACAATGGAGCTAGTTTAGATATAAAGGACGATGCAGGCAATCTACCAATCGACTATGCTAAGGATCACGTGATCAATCAGATGATCTTGCTAAG AAGTTGA